One stretch of Deltaproteobacteria bacterium DNA includes these proteins:
- a CDS encoding c-type cytochrome, protein MRPVVISLSLPLFLLLWSVSLFCQEAVPLGLPPVPVPEDNPQSAEKVVLGEKLFKDRRFSADGTISCAHCHNPAKAFTDGLPVAEGIGRLKGTRNSPTVVNSAYYTSLFWDGRRPSLEEQAKDPFVNSVEHGLGGAQDFHRFVVKIIQQDQDYLDRFKAVFDVEAEQITIDHVVKAIASFERTLISGDSPFDRYMYGEDKSALSESAKRGLELYKGKARCQECHTISANYALFTDNKFHNLGVGFRKIRPRLREIVREFRMAKHKGGELDESILTKAEISELGRFVVTLKTSDIGAFKTPTLRNIAVTGPYMHDGSLESLEEVMALYNKGGEKNPFLGSVRVLNLTEEEIRDIIEFLKSLTSPEYVHLMETEGVVKDSP, encoded by the coding sequence ATGAGACCCGTCGTGATTTCCCTGTCTCTGCCCTTGTTTCTCCTCCTTTGGTCGGTCAGTCTGTTCTGCCAAGAGGCCGTTCCCCTCGGCCTGCCGCCCGTGCCCGTTCCGGAGGACAATCCACAAAGTGCGGAAAAAGTCGTGTTAGGGGAAAAGCTGTTCAAGGACAGACGGTTCAGCGCGGACGGAACGATCAGCTGCGCCCATTGCCACAACCCCGCAAAAGCCTTCACCGACGGTCTGCCCGTGGCAGAGGGCATCGGAAGGCTCAAAGGAACTCGCAATTCGCCCACGGTAGTCAACTCGGCCTATTATACGAGTCTCTTCTGGGACGGCCGGCGTCCGAGTCTGGAAGAGCAGGCCAAAGACCCCTTTGTAAACTCCGTGGAGCATGGTCTCGGCGGGGCCCAAGATTTCCACCGGTTTGTTGTTAAGATCATCCAGCAGGATCAGGACTATCTCGACCGCTTCAAGGCGGTCTTCGATGTCGAAGCCGAACAGATCACCATCGACCACGTGGTAAAGGCGATTGCCAGCTTTGAGCGGACCCTCATCTCAGGTGACTCCCCCTTTGACCGCTACATGTACGGAGAGGATAAGAGCGCCCTGTCCGAGTCTGCGAAAAGAGGTCTGGAACTTTACAAAGGAAAGGCTCGCTGTCAGGAATGCCACACTATCAGCGCGAACTATGCCCTGTTCACCGATAACAAATTCCATAACCTTGGGGTAGGATTCAGGAAGATCAGGCCCAGGCTCCGGGAGATCGTCAGAGAATTCAGGATGGCCAAACACAAGGGCGGGGAGCTGGATGAATCCATCCTCACCAAGGCAGAGATCTCTGAGCTTGGCCGTTTCGTGGTCACTCTTAAGACATCCGATATAGGCGCGTTCAAGACCCCCACCCTGCGAAACATCGCCGTAACAGGGCCCTATATGCACGACGGGAGCCTGGAGAGCCTCGAAGAAGTGATGGCGCTTTACAACAAGGGCGGAGAGAAGAATCCTTTTTTGGGAAGCGTCAGGGTTCTCAACCTGACAGAAGAGGAGATCAGGGATATCATTGAATTCCTGAAATCCCTGACCAGCCCGGAATACGTGCATCTAATGGAGACCGAGGGGGTGGTCAAGGATAGCCCTTGA
- a CDS encoding metallophosphoesterase — MEKENSVSRRSFLRMALAFTGASMLPLKAVEVCWGKGGETFTFGVISDSHLTHVRGTEFVTNFDRGLRQAVAEVGLMWPEPDFIVFGGDLAQLGKKEEIDHGLEILSRIDVPIRFVIGEHDYYLDLGKYWQEKVSKLHYSFDHKGVHFVTLNSILTFEDWIRRWSTPEERMRQMARLDNPQGSPFMVGLEQINWLRDDLSKVDHDRPVIVLSHSPLYKIFKPWNFWTEDAEIVQSLLRPFKNVTVLHGHVHQILYNQIGNIGFQAWMSTAWPWPYPLAYTQKPNMIPKMTVFMNRADPFHERDATGWSQVTVDGGNVSQHYELWENTSRTVRFDERLGHPVDVEYQDPQRRIPPQTHY; from the coding sequence ATGGAAAAAGAGAACTCGGTGAGCCGACGCTCCTTTTTGAGAATGGCCTTGGCCTTCACGGGTGCCTCCATGTTGCCCCTCAAGGCCGTCGAGGTCTGCTGGGGCAAAGGGGGGGAAACATTTACCTTCGGTGTCATTTCCGATTCCCATCTTACCCATGTGAGGGGAACCGAATTTGTGACCAACTTCGACAGGGGACTGCGCCAGGCAGTGGCCGAGGTAGGGCTGATGTGGCCTGAGCCTGACTTCATAGTGTTCGGGGGAGACCTGGCCCAGCTCGGCAAGAAAGAGGAGATCGATCACGGGCTCGAAATCCTATCCAGGATCGATGTGCCCATCAGATTCGTAATCGGCGAACACGACTACTACCTGGACCTGGGCAAGTACTGGCAGGAAAAGGTAAGCAAGCTCCATTACAGTTTCGATCACAAGGGGGTCCACTTCGTCACCCTGAACAGCATTCTCACCTTCGAAGACTGGATAAGGCGCTGGTCCACTCCGGAAGAACGTATGAGACAGATGGCACGGCTGGACAATCCACAGGGTTCACCGTTCATGGTGGGGCTCGAACAGATCAACTGGCTTAGAGACGACCTCTCCAAGGTTGACCACGACAGACCGGTGATAGTTCTCTCTCACTCGCCCCTTTACAAGATATTCAAGCCATGGAACTTTTGGACCGAGGATGCGGAGATCGTCCAGAGCCTCCTGAGACCTTTCAAGAACGTGACGGTCCTGCACGGCCATGTACACCAGATTCTCTACAACCAGATCGGAAACATAGGTTTTCAGGCCTGGATGTCGACGGCGTGGCCGTGGCCCTATCCTCTCGCATACACCCAGAAACCGAACATGATCCCAAAGATGACCGTTTTCATGAATCGGGCAGACCCTTTCCACGAGAGAGACGCGACCGGGTGGTCCCAGGTTACGGTCGATGGTGGCAATGTGTCCCAGCACTATGAACTGTGGGAGAACACCTCAAGGACGGTCCGTTTCGATGAAAGACTCGGGCACCCTGTGGATGTCGAGTATCAGGATCCCCAAAGGCGGATCCCCCCCCAGACCCATTACTAA
- a CDS encoding cytochrome C has protein sequence MGRKVIFPVVSAIILAVGMIPALRADEFTEKDLKKWKGAFMQVVSEGERLFHSAIGSNSVSCDMCHPNAANTHPETYPKFQKQLGAVATLRDMINWCIQNPLEGEPLPLYDPRMIALEAYITWERRGVPLDPGKH, from the coding sequence ATGGGCCGGAAGGTTATCTTCCCGGTAGTGTCGGCAATCATCCTGGCAGTGGGCATGATCCCAGCCTTGAGGGCCGACGAATTCACGGAGAAAGATCTGAAGAAATGGAAGGGCGCTTTCATGCAGGTGGTCTCGGAAGGGGAAAGGCTCTTCCACAGCGCCATCGGAAGCAACAGCGTCTCCTGTGACATGTGCCACCCCAATGCCGCCAATACCCATCCCGAGACCTACCCCAAGTTTCAGAAGCAGCTGGGCGCAGTGGCGACCTTGCGGGACATGATCAACTGGTGTATTCAAAACCCCCTGGAGGGTGAACCTCTGCCCCTCTATGATCCCAGGATGATCGCCCTGGAGGCTTATATCACCTGGGAGAGACGGGGGGTACCCCTCGACCCTGGAAAGCACTAG
- a CDS encoding Ldh family oxidoreductase, with protein MSFAFPTGKYPPLVVDMATSASSAGKINDYLKRGEGIPQGWAVDRQGNPTTDPQMAREGFLLPMAGHKGYGLGLVVDLLTGALTGFFCGKEVPPLEDLTTPYGASFFMFVLDPGCFAGTETFKGKVDRLIDDCVTCPPMKGFQRVYFPGELEAMEEEERSKKGIPVHEEELARFFQALREVGVEVEEAALD; from the coding sequence ATGAGTTTCGCCTTTCCAACCGGAAAGTACCCGCCCCTGGTTGTCGACATGGCGACAAGCGCTTCTTCGGCAGGCAAGATCAACGACTATCTCAAGAGAGGGGAGGGAATCCCCCAGGGGTGGGCCGTCGACCGGCAAGGAAACCCGACGACCGACCCCCAAATGGCACGGGAGGGTTTCTTGCTTCCCATGGCCGGCCACAAGGGATACGGCCTCGGCCTGGTGGTGGATCTCCTCACCGGGGCTCTCACGGGGTTCTTCTGCGGAAAGGAGGTTCCTCCCCTGGAGGATCTGACAACGCCCTACGGGGCTTCGTTCTTCATGTTTGTCCTCGATCCGGGTTGCTTCGCCGGCACTGAAACCTTCAAAGGGAAAGTAGACAGGTTGATCGACGATTGCGTTACATGCCCCCCAATGAAAGGGTTCCAGAGGGTCTACTTTCCCGGGGAGCTCGAGGCCATGGAAGAGGAAGAACGGTCAAAGAAGGGGATTCCCGTCCACGAAGAAGAGCTCGCTCGTTTTTTCCAGGCTCTCCGAGAGGTCGGGGTCGAGGTCGAAGAGGCCGCTCTCGATTAG
- the dapA gene encoding 4-hydroxy-tetrahydrodipicolinate synthase produces MGKPIEGIITAVVTPFDENENVDEAAFRKIINYLIESGVNGLFPAGSQGEFFALTDEEKKRLIDVAVEEAGGRVFVMPNTGAITTRESIALTQYAEKAGADCVSIITPFFIHPNQEELREHFRAICQSVEIPVLCYNNPGRTGGVSLTPETLASLAGELPNFAGIKDSSGDLTQVAEMIRLCPPDFRVIMGRDTLIYGGLMYGAAGAIAATSNVAPRLVVGIYQAFKAGDHEKAKDYQRQLAPLRMAFGLGSFPVVIKEALTMIGLPAGRCRRPIQPLSDQNRRQLHDILLEMGIVSG; encoded by the coding sequence ATGGGAAAGCCGATCGAGGGAATCATCACGGCCGTCGTCACACCTTTCGATGAGAACGAAAACGTCGATGAGGCGGCCTTCAGGAAGATAATCAACTACCTTATCGAAAGCGGAGTGAATGGACTCTTTCCCGCGGGGAGCCAGGGTGAGTTCTTTGCCCTGACCGACGAAGAGAAGAAGAGATTGATCGACGTCGCCGTGGAAGAGGCCGGGGGGAGAGTATTTGTCATGCCCAACACGGGGGCAATCACCACGAGAGAATCCATCGCGCTCACCCAGTACGCGGAAAAGGCCGGCGCAGATTGTGTCTCCATAATTACCCCCTTCTTCATTCATCCGAATCAGGAGGAGCTTCGTGAGCATTTCAGAGCGATCTGCCAATCGGTCGAGATCCCCGTCCTGTGCTACAACAACCCGGGCAGGACAGGGGGCGTGAGCTTGACCCCCGAAACCCTCGCGAGCCTGGCAGGGGAACTGCCAAACTTTGCAGGAATCAAAGACAGCTCCGGAGATCTCACGCAGGTGGCCGAGATGATCCGTCTTTGCCCTCCGGATTTCAGGGTGATCATGGGAAGGGATACCCTCATATACGGCGGCCTTATGTATGGGGCGGCAGGGGCGATTGCCGCAACCTCCAACGTGGCACCCAGGCTGGTTGTGGGAATCTATCAGGCCTTCAAAGCAGGTGATCATGAAAAGGCGAAAGATTACCAGCGTCAACTGGCCCCCCTCAGGATGGCCTTCGGCTTGGGGTCGTTCCCTGTAGTGATCAAGGAGGCCTTGACCATGATAGGGCTCCCTGCAGGGCGCTGCAGAAGACCTATTCAACCGTTGAGTGATCAAAACAGGAGGCAGCTCCACGACATCCTTCTAGAGATGGGGATTGTCTCCGGATAG
- a CDS encoding GntR family transcriptional regulator produces the protein MAKELKVSRQSIREAVKKAEAQGLISVRQGEGAVVLPAVSDWMEGLKARTIP, from the coding sequence TTGGCAAAAGAACTGAAGGTGAGCAGGCAATCGATCAGGGAGGCCGTGAAAAAGGCGGAAGCCCAGGGGCTGATTTCGGTCCGCCAGGGTGAGGGAGCCGTTGTTCTCCCAGCGGTTTCCGATTGGATGGAAGGCCTGAAGGCTCGCACAATACCCTGA
- a CDS encoding hydroxyacid dehydrogenase codes for MDSRFKVLLYEPMHAEGTRLLEEKCRVVYADSFDEEALIRQASDVDGIVIRANGSVSRPVIESAPRLKVIGRHGVGLENIDLKAARERGITVVYTPDANTESVAEHFVALALMLAKKMVLADRALRAGTWQARYELIGEELRGKTLGVMGFGRIGQQTARICRYGFGMAVLYHDLVRYPRVEKELGAKPLDPETLFAEADFVSINLPLLDQTRGLVDAHLLRRMKPTAFLINMARGPVWKESDVVRALEEHWIAGAGSDVYEVEPAPADNPLFAQDSFVGTPHMAAHTEEGMIRMSMVARDIIAVLEGRAPEFPVPLEALK; via the coding sequence ATGGATTCCCGGTTCAAGGTGCTTCTCTATGAGCCCATGCATGCCGAGGGGACAAGGCTCTTGGAGGAGAAATGCCGTGTTGTCTACGCGGACTCCTTTGACGAGGAAGCCCTGATAAGACAGGCCAGCGACGTAGACGGCATCGTCATCCGGGCAAATGGATCGGTGTCACGCCCTGTTATCGAGTCGGCCCCGCGGCTCAAGGTGATCGGGAGACACGGAGTGGGGCTGGAGAACATCGACCTGAAAGCGGCCCGGGAACGTGGGATCACGGTGGTATATACACCAGATGCCAATACCGAGAGTGTGGCCGAACACTTCGTGGCCCTGGCGCTCATGCTTGCCAAGAAGATGGTCCTTGCGGACAGGGCTCTCCGAGCAGGAACATGGCAGGCCAGGTATGAACTCATAGGAGAGGAGCTCAGGGGTAAGACCCTGGGCGTCATGGGATTCGGGAGAATCGGCCAACAGACAGCGCGCATCTGTCGTTACGGTTTCGGCATGGCCGTGCTCTACCATGATCTGGTCCGCTATCCGAGAGTGGAAAAAGAACTCGGTGCAAAGCCCTTGGATCCGGAAACCCTTTTCGCGGAGGCGGATTTCGTCTCGATCAACCTTCCCCTTCTGGACCAAACCAGGGGACTCGTCGATGCTCACCTCCTCAGGCGTATGAAGCCTACAGCCTTCCTGATCAACATGGCCAGAGGGCCGGTCTGGAAGGAGTCGGACGTAGTGAGAGCCCTCGAAGAACATTGGATCGCCGGTGCTGGATCAGACGTATACGAAGTGGAACCCGCTCCTGCTGACAACCCCTTGTTCGCTCAGGACAGCTTCGTGGGGACCCCACACATGGCCGCCCACACGGAAGAAGGCATGATCCGGATGAGCATGGTGGCCCGGGATATCATCGCGGTTTTGGAGGGCCGTGCCCCTGAATTCCCTGTACCTCTCGAAGCCCTGAAATAG
- a CDS encoding endonuclease III, whose protein sequence is MKDRHIDEVVRILRQTVKPWEDPAVTQVARRRDPYQVLISCLLSLRTQDETTDRASKRLFALARRPEEMIRLSPEAIEKAIYPVGFYRNKARTILEISRTLIERYGGRVPDRIDEILRFKGVGRKTANLVITLGFGKPGICVDTHVHRITNRWGYVATKTPKETEFALREKLPKRYWIEINDMLVSFGQRICRPVSPRCSTCPLSGYCARVGVARSR, encoded by the coding sequence ATGAAAGACCGGCACATAGACGAGGTGGTTCGAATTCTCCGTCAAACGGTGAAACCGTGGGAAGATCCTGCCGTGACTCAGGTTGCCCGGCGCCGGGATCCCTACCAGGTGCTGATCTCCTGCCTCCTCAGCCTGAGGACTCAAGATGAAACCACTGACAGGGCCTCAAAGCGGCTCTTCGCTTTGGCCCGTAGGCCTGAAGAGATGATCAGGCTCTCCCCCGAGGCAATCGAAAAGGCTATCTACCCTGTGGGGTTCTACCGTAACAAGGCAAGAACCATCCTCGAAATCTCGAGAACGCTTATTGAACGGTACGGCGGCCGGGTTCCTGACAGAATCGATGAAATCCTGAGGTTCAAAGGAGTGGGAAGGAAGACCGCAAACCTGGTCATCACCCTGGGCTTCGGTAAGCCCGGGATCTGTGTGGATACACATGTTCACCGCATTACCAACCGCTGGGGCTATGTGGCCACCAAGACGCCGAAGGAGACGGAGTTCGCCCTGAGAGAGAAACTCCCCAAACGTTACTGGATCGAGATCAACGATATGCTGGTCTCCTTTGGCCAGAGGATCTGTCGCCCTGTCAGCCCCAGATGCAGCACCTGCCCTCTCAGTGGCTACTGCGCCCGTGTGGGGGTTGCCAGGAGCCGGTAG
- a CDS encoding metal-dependent hydrolase: MPLPMGHAAIGLTTYGVCNSDEPILSRWKVFAGVVVLSNLPDIDILVGLLVRGNGNAFHRGPTHSLLFALTAGLLAANAWRLWPKAPRFGFATGFLVTLSHVLADALLTQSQVSFLWPLSVNWSHGHMGWHDLIGSVLLGSFRDFEIVAACGLFLFLYRWTRGFRIFERRSRTAIVSKVRRGPSSG, encoded by the coding sequence GTGCCGCTACCCATGGGCCATGCAGCGATCGGTTTGACTACCTACGGGGTCTGTAATTCAGATGAGCCTATTCTCAGCCGGTGGAAGGTCTTTGCCGGAGTGGTGGTTCTCTCGAACCTTCCCGACATCGATATTCTCGTCGGCCTCCTCGTGCGGGGCAACGGTAACGCTTTTCATAGAGGGCCCACACACAGCCTCCTCTTCGCGCTGACGGCCGGTCTGCTGGCGGCCAATGCCTGGCGGCTCTGGCCCAAGGCTCCAAGATTCGGATTTGCAACCGGCTTTCTCGTTACCCTCTCGCATGTCCTGGCCGATGCCCTGCTCACCCAGTCACAGGTCTCTTTCTTATGGCCTCTGAGTGTCAACTGGAGCCATGGACACATGGGATGGCACGATCTGATCGGTTCCGTTCTCCTTGGCAGCTTCAGGGACTTCGAAATTGTCGCCGCGTGCGGGCTCTTCTTGTTCCTCTATCGGTGGACTCGGGGGTTTCGAATATTCGAAAGGCGATCAAGAACCGCAATCGTCTCCAAGGTCCGTCGCGGCCCGTCGTCGGGATGA